In Streptococcus parasuis, the following proteins share a genomic window:
- a CDS encoding oligopeptide ABC transporter substrate-binding protein has protein sequence MKKTTKLFALAGVTLLSASVLAACGSKSSSSSETAELSFPSEVKQDGTAVSDAQLKYAWVSPTTSSGLLIDELTENTTDSTFGGFVDISLFGYDGDRKLDDSGLAKAEFDVEGKKITVSLTGKDYKWSDGEPFTIDDYIFTIKSMASKDYTGVRFDDKFLNIEGMKEFVAGTASDISGLKKIDDYTVELTVKEMSPSMMYAGGDVPAFIQPEHIYKDIPVADWEKSEYSRTAKLVGMGPWKIKEIVNGESITYVPNEYYFKGQPKTSSLKVDIVSPDTIVSEMKAGNYDIAEMPVDQLDSYKDASNLNIVGQLDSAYEYISFNLGKYDESAEKNVMDENAKMNDVKLRQAIAYAIDTKTAGESLYNGLYHPAKSLIISFFGDIHDSELEGYSYDPEKAKKLLDEAGYKDVDGDGIREGKDGKEFKITFAARKRTEANEALVQQYIAWWKEVGLNVELYTGRTVEINTFYEAVQANDPAIDMYAGGWSTGYDPNPTGTWGPIAAFNMSRFVSDENTKLLNAISSTESFDDKKNVENYKAWQKYAYEQAFAIPTFESEKVTALNKRVKNYDTNYGSASGNGFAYEGIELTADKGVAAE, from the coding sequence TCTAAATCTTCTTCTAGCTCTGAGACAGCAGAGTTATCTTTCCCATCTGAAGTAAAACAAGACGGAACAGCAGTGTCTGACGCTCAGTTGAAATACGCATGGGTATCACCAACAACTTCATCAGGTCTCTTGATTGACGAGTTGACTGAAAATACAACTGACTCAACATTTGGTGGTTTTGTTGATATTTCACTGTTCGGTTACGATGGAGATCGTAAGTTGGATGATTCTGGTCTTGCTAAAGCTGAATTTGATGTAGAAGGTAAGAAAATCACAGTTAGCTTGACTGGTAAAGACTACAAGTGGTCAGATGGTGAACCATTTACTATCGATGATTACATCTTTACTATCAAGTCAATGGCAAGCAAAGACTATACAGGTGTTCGTTTTGATGATAAATTCTTGAACATTGAAGGTATGAAAGAATTCGTTGCTGGAACAGCTTCTGACATCTCTGGTCTTAAGAAAATTGATGACTACACAGTGGAATTGACTGTAAAAGAAATGTCACCTTCAATGATGTATGCAGGTGGTGATGTCCCAGCCTTTATCCAACCAGAACACATCTATAAAGACATCCCTGTTGCAGACTGGGAAAAGAGCGAGTACTCACGTACAGCTAAACTTGTTGGTATGGGACCTTGGAAAATCAAGGAAATCGTAAACGGTGAGTCTATCACTTACGTACCAAACGAATACTACTTCAAGGGACAACCAAAAACAAGCTCATTAAAGGTTGATATTGTATCTCCAGATACAATCGTTTCTGAGATGAAAGCTGGTAACTATGACATCGCTGAGATGCCTGTTGACCAGTTGGATTCATACAAGGATGCTTCTAACTTGAATATCGTTGGTCAGTTAGACTCAGCTTATGAATATATCTCATTCAACCTTGGTAAATATGACGAGTCTGCTGAGAAGAACGTCATGGATGAAAATGCTAAGATGAATGATGTGAAACTTCGTCAAGCGATTGCCTATGCGATTGATACCAAGACAGCGGGAGAGTCATTGTATAATGGTCTTTACCACCCTGCAAAATCATTGATTATCTCATTCTTCGGCGATATTCATGATTCAGAGTTGGAAGGTTATTCATACGATCCTGAAAAAGCGAAAAAACTCTTGGATGAAGCTGGTTACAAAGACGTAGATGGCGATGGTATCCGTGAAGGCAAAGACGGTAAGGAATTCAAGATTACCTTTGCTGCTCGTAAACGTACTGAAGCTAACGAAGCACTTGTACAACAGTACATTGCTTGGTGGAAAGAAGTTGGATTGAATGTTGAACTCTACACAGGCCGTACAGTTGAAATCAATACATTCTACGAAGCTGTTCAAGCAAATGATCCTGCTATTGATATGTACGCTGGTGGTTGGTCAACAGGTTATGATCCAAACCCAACAGGTACTTGGGGACCTATCGCTGCCTTTAACATGTCACGCTTCGTGTCTGATGAAAACACTAAATTGTTGAATGCAATTAGCTCAACAGAATCATTTGATGATAAGAAAAATGTTGAGAACTATAAGGCTTGGCAAAAATATGCTTACGAACAAGCATTTGCTATTCCAACATTTGAATCTGAAAAGGTTACAGCACTTAACAAACGTGTGAAAAACTATGACACTAACTATGGTTCAGCTTCAGGAAACGGTTTTGCTTATGAGGGTATCGAACTTACAGCTGATAAAGGTGTAGCAGCTGAATAA